The following proteins are encoded in a genomic region of Deinococcus aerophilus:
- the era gene encoding GTPase Era, producing MTDLSSTTGATPQTHSGFVAIVGKPNVGKSTLLNAFLNTKVAPTSPRPQTTRRGVRGIFSSDTHQIVFVDTPGLHKPKDALGKYMNQEVHSALADVDAILWVVDLRHPPGEEDQLVARQLRDLPKPLFLVGNKLDVSKYPEEAMKLYGALLEGRTADTQEVMLSAQNNTTAVAMLREQVLDILPENPFFYPRGAASDQTREMWAAEIIREEAMKKLRDELPYAVATRVNRWTEREDGLQRIEGEIVVEKNAHKGMVIGAGGKQLREIGQAARKQLEVFLDRKVFLGLEVIVINGWREDPEALRELGYE from the coding sequence ATGACAGACCTGTCCTCCACCACCGGCGCCACGCCCCAGACCCATTCCGGGTTCGTGGCGATTGTCGGCAAGCCGAACGTCGGCAAGAGCACGCTGCTCAACGCCTTTCTGAACACCAAGGTGGCTCCGACGAGTCCCCGTCCCCAGACCACCCGGCGGGGCGTGCGCGGCATCTTTTCCAGCGACACCCACCAGATCGTCTTCGTGGACACGCCGGGGCTGCACAAGCCCAAGGACGCGTTGGGCAAGTACATGAACCAGGAAGTGCACAGCGCCCTGGCCGATGTGGACGCCATCCTGTGGGTGGTGGACCTGCGCCATCCCCCGGGCGAGGAGGATCAGCTGGTGGCCCGGCAACTGCGTGACCTGCCCAAGCCGCTGTTCCTGGTGGGCAACAAGCTCGATGTCTCCAAGTACCCCGAGGAGGCCATGAAGCTGTACGGCGCGCTGCTGGAAGGCCGTACGGCCGACACGCAGGAAGTGATGCTCAGCGCCCAGAACAACACCACGGCGGTCGCCATGCTGCGCGAACAGGTGCTGGATATCCTGCCCGAGAACCCCTTCTTTTACCCGCGCGGCGCGGCCAGCGACCAGACCCGCGAGATGTGGGCCGCCGAGATCATCCGCGAGGAGGCCATGAAGAAGCTGCGCGACGAGCTGCCCTATGCCGTCGCCACCCGCGTGAACCGCTGGACCGAGCGCGAGGATGGCCTGCAACGCATCGAGGGCGAGATCGTGGTCGAGAAGAACGCCCACAAGGGTATGGTCATTGGTGCGGGCGGCAAGCAGCTGCGCGAGATCGGCCAGGCCGCCCGCAAGCAGCTGGAGGTGTTCCTGGACCGCAAGGTCTTTCTGGGCCTGGAAGTTATCGTGATCAATGGCTGGCGCGAGGACCCCGAAGCGCTGCGCGAACTGGGCTACGAGTAA
- a CDS encoding YIP1 family protein has translation MRGPVYSGPESNIQDMFAQSTAVLTQPSAATFERYEKRGGIKSAFTYVLVAAVVSAVIAAFFALFHSDVTFFGQFFSRLITIPVQFLIFTGAVYLIGGSLFKGTGTYPEVAYTFALFFVPLSIIATVIGIIPILGWLVSLLISLVMVYFGYLAVQSSMNLREQVPAIVTLVLAGIANFIVGMVLGAALGGLFVAG, from the coding sequence ATGAGAGGCCCCGTCTACTCCGGCCCTGAATCCAATATTCAGGACATGTTTGCCCAGAGCACCGCCGTCCTGACCCAGCCCAGCGCCGCGACGTTCGAACGGTACGAGAAGCGCGGCGGCATCAAAAGTGCCTTCACCTATGTGCTCGTTGCCGCTGTCGTCTCGGCAGTGATCGCGGCATTTTTTGCGCTCTTTCATTCGGACGTGACCTTCTTCGGTCAGTTCTTCTCGCGCCTGATCACCATTCCGGTACAGTTCCTGATCTTCACCGGGGCGGTGTACCTGATCGGCGGAAGCCTGTTCAAGGGGACCGGCACCTATCCGGAAGTCGCCTACACCTTCGCGCTGTTCTTCGTGCCGCTGAGCATCATTGCCACGGTCATCGGCATCATTCCCATTCTGGGCTGGCTGGTGTCGCTCCTGATCAGCCTCGTGATGGTCTATTTCGGCTATCTCGCGGTGCAGTCGAGTATGAATCTGCGCGAGCAGGTACCCGCCATCGTGACCCTGGTGCTGGCAGGTATTGCCAACTTCATCGTGGGGATGGTGCTGGGGGCAGCGCTGGGTGGGCTGTTCGTGGCCGGTTGA
- a CDS encoding transglutaminase family protein produces the protein MRCEIRHTTEYHYPKPAWDSFNQVRLHPSQETRQSVRLFHLNVTPNAEITSHKDYFGAIVHHVHVHEHHRHLLIEAQAIVDTHAVTLPAPTPVGELRPVRGRNSEFLVPSPRVPGGQWPELFGVTRPGPGDDLPEFLMNLTSHLRRRFTYDPQATDVRTPLAEFAQHGRGVCQDFTHAMLGITRQLGIPARYVSGYLYSGGEMRGAEATHAWVECLIPGYGWLGYDPTNDCLALEKHIKIGHGREYSDVSPVGGTYFGGGQGKLDVAVHVYSDQ, from the coding sequence ATGCGCTGCGAAATCCGGCACACCACCGAGTACCACTATCCCAAGCCCGCCTGGGATTCCTTCAATCAGGTGCGGCTGCATCCCTCCCAGGAGACCCGCCAGAGCGTGCGGCTGTTTCATCTGAACGTGACGCCGAACGCCGAGATCACCTCGCACAAGGACTACTTCGGGGCCATCGTGCATCACGTTCACGTGCACGAACACCACCGGCACCTGTTGATCGAGGCCCAGGCCATCGTGGACACCCACGCCGTGACCCTGCCGGCCCCCACCCCTGTGGGCGAGCTGAGGCCGGTGCGTGGGCGCAACAGCGAGTTCCTGGTGCCCAGCCCGCGCGTGCCGGGCGGTCAATGGCCGGAACTGTTCGGGGTCACGCGCCCCGGCCCCGGCGACGATCTGCCCGAGTTCCTGATGAACCTGACCAGTCATCTGCGCCGCCGCTTCACCTATGATCCGCAGGCCACCGATGTGCGCACCCCGCTGGCCGAATTTGCCCAGCATGGGCGCGGGGTCTGCCAGGATTTCACGCACGCCATGCTGGGCATCACCCGGCAACTCGGCATTCCGGCACGGTATGTCAGCGGCTACCTGTACAGCGGCGGCGAGATGCGCGGTGCGGAGGCCACCCACGCCTGGGTCGAATGCCTGATTCCGGGGTACGGCTGGCTGGGCTACGATCCCACCAACGACTGCCTGGCTCTGGAAAAGCACATCAAGATCGGCCACGGGCGCGAATACAGCGACGTTTCTCCGGTGGGAGGAACCTATTTCGGAGGCGGTCAGGGCAAGCTGGACGTGGCCGTACACGTGTACAGCGACCAGTAG
- a CDS encoding alpha-E domain-containing protein, whose protein sequence is MLLLSRLAENLFWIGRYMERAENTARLLNVNYYAGLEVSGRAREYWTPLLELTGGESELRAKYGRLDARSVSSWMAFDRDNPSSIASSLARARENARGLRDRIPSEMWESVNRSYLTLCFENGDVLDRDGLFEYCAAARDASQFFFGIAFATLPRDEGWSFMRAGQMLERGDNTLRVLQSRFKDAAAQTERADPAGRTLQDQRWVSALKGASAYEAYRKRVHTGIHPLKVTEFLLLDDYFPRSVRYSAENLHEALSQIDRHHPGAHPEILRLSRWLVARLQYARVTDIVQTQDPSIEALLGDFNRVGAAINAAYFEEE, encoded by the coding sequence ATGCTGCTGCTGTCCCGGCTGGCCGAGAACCTGTTCTGGATCGGGCGCTACATGGAGCGGGCCGAGAACACCGCCCGGCTCCTGAACGTCAACTACTACGCGGGCCTGGAGGTCTCGGGCCGCGCGCGCGAATACTGGACGCCGCTGCTGGAACTGACCGGCGGCGAGAGCGAGTTGCGGGCCAAGTATGGCCGGCTGGACGCCCGCAGCGTCAGCTCATGGATGGCCTTTGACCGCGACAATCCATCGAGCATTGCGAGCAGTCTGGCCCGCGCCCGCGAGAATGCCCGTGGCCTGCGCGACCGCATTCCCAGCGAGATGTGGGAATCGGTCAACCGCTCCTACCTGACGCTGTGTTTCGAGAACGGCGATGTGCTTGACCGCGACGGCCTCTTTGAATACTGCGCCGCCGCCCGGGACGCCTCGCAGTTCTTCTTCGGCATCGCCTTCGCCACCCTGCCGCGCGATGAGGGCTGGTCGTTCATGCGCGCCGGTCAGATGCTGGAGCGCGGCGACAACACCCTGCGCGTGCTGCAAAGCCGCTTCAAGGACGCCGCCGCCCAGACCGAGCGCGCCGACCCGGCCGGCCGCACCCTGCAGGATCAGCGCTGGGTCAGCGCCCTGAAGGGGGCCAGCGCGTACGAGGCCTACCGCAAGCGGGTACACACGGGCATTCACCCGCTGAAGGTCACCGAATTCCTGCTGCTTGACGACTACTTTCCGCGCAGCGTGCGTTACAGCGCCGAGAACCTGCACGAGGCGCTCTCGCAGATTGACCGCCACCACCCCGGCGCCCATCCCGAGATCCTGCGGCTGTCGCGCTGGCTGGTCGCCCGACTGCAGTACGCCCGCGTGACCGACATCGTCCAGACCCAGGATCCCTCCATCGAGGCGCTGCTGGGCGACTTCAACCGGGTGGGGGCCGCCATCAACGCGGCCTATTTCGAAGAAGAATGA